From Desulfuromonas soudanensis, the proteins below share one genomic window:
- a CDS encoding PstS family phosphate ABC transporter substrate-binding protein → MTNKGTKSFWGALMVTAALLLTTASLSRAEQIAVDPALATYARVQGVNGNLNSIGSDTLNNLMTYWAEGFRKKYPSVNIQIEGKGSGTAPPALISGTAQLAPMSRPMKKEELEAFETRFGYKPTAIGVALDSLGVFVNKDNPLASLSLPQLDAIFSKTRKGGSAEISTWDEVGLKGAYAGKPISLYGRNSASGTYGYFKDHALFKGDFKDTVKEQPGSSAVVQAITEDKTGIGYSGIGYRTSGVKAIALAKKDGEKAYEPSYENVLDGKYPLGRMLFIYVAKAPSEKLPTLTEEFLKYVLSREGQEIVVKDGYLPLPAKVAAKSLATIK, encoded by the coding sequence ATGACGAACAAGGGTACAAAAAGTTTCTGGGGCGCGCTGATGGTCACCGCCGCCCTGCTGCTGACCACCGCCTCGCTGTCGCGGGCCGAGCAAATCGCCGTCGACCCGGCCCTGGCCACCTATGCCCGGGTACAGGGGGTCAACGGCAATCTCAACAGCATCGGCTCCGACACCCTCAACAACCTGATGACCTACTGGGCCGAAGGGTTCCGCAAAAAATACCCGAGCGTCAACATCCAGATCGAAGGAAAGGGTTCGGGGACGGCCCCTCCGGCCCTGATCTCCGGAACCGCCCAGCTCGCCCCGATGTCGCGGCCGATGAAAAAAGAAGAACTCGAGGCTTTCGAGACCAGGTTCGGCTACAAGCCGACGGCCATCGGCGTCGCCCTCGACTCCCTGGGGGTCTTCGTCAACAAGGACAACCCCCTCGCCTCCCTCTCCCTTCCCCAGCTGGACGCCATCTTCTCCAAGACCCGCAAGGGGGGGAGCGCCGAAATTTCCACCTGGGACGAGGTCGGCCTTAAAGGGGCCTATGCGGGAAAACCGATCAGCCTCTACGGGCGCAATTCGGCCTCCGGCACCTACGGTTACTTCAAGGACCACGCCCTGTTCAAGGGGGACTTCAAGGACACCGTCAAGGAGCAGCCCGGCTCCTCGGCCGTCGTCCAGGCCATCACCGAAGACAAGACGGGGATCGGCTACTCGGGGATCGGCTACCGCACCTCCGGCGTCAAGGCCATCGCCCTGGCCAAGAAGGACGGCGAAAAGGCCTATGAGCCGAGCTACGAAAACGTTCTCGACGGCAAATACCCCCTGGGCCGGATGCTCTTCATCTACGTCGCCAAGGCGCCCAGCGAAAAGCTACCGACCCTCACCGAAGAGTTCCTCAAATACGTCCTCTCCCGGGAGGGACAGGAGATCGTCGTCAAGGACGGTTATTTGCCGCTGCCGGCCAAAGTCGCCGCCAAGTCGCTTGCGACAATAAAATAA
- a CDS encoding YaeQ family protein, translated as MAQPATVYRASVQLSDLDRNHYVDLSATLARHPSETAERLVARLLAFALFHSDELTFTKGVSAGAEPDLWAKEPDGRIALWIEVGLPDPERLIKASRHAGRVILLACGPNRWRWESAHLPALGRMKNLSVYALEQEFLQELVTGLGRSFQWTLTITEGTLYLNSGTTSIETPLLKLCGEDAR; from the coding sequence ATGGCCCAGCCGGCAACCGTTTACCGCGCCTCCGTCCAGCTCTCCGACCTCGACCGCAACCATTACGTCGACCTCTCCGCCACTCTCGCCCGTCACCCCTCGGAAACCGCCGAGCGCCTGGTGGCGCGCCTCCTGGCCTTTGCCCTCTTCCACAGCGACGAACTCACCTTCACCAAGGGGGTCTCCGCCGGCGCCGAACCCGACCTCTGGGCCAAGGAGCCCGACGGCCGCATCGCCCTGTGGATCGAGGTCGGTCTCCCCGACCCCGAGCGGCTGATCAAGGCGAGCCGCCATGCCGGCCGGGTCATCCTCCTGGCCTGCGGCCCCAATCGCTGGCGCTGGGAAAGCGCCCACCTCCCGGCCCTGGGGCGGATGAAGAACCTCTCCGTCTACGCCCTCGAGCAGGAATTCCTTCAGGAGCTGGTGACCGGCCTCGGGCGCTCCTTCCAGTGGACCCTGACCATCACCGAGGGGACCCTCTACCTCAACAGCGGCACGACATCCATCGAGACTCCGCTGCTCAAGCTCTGCGGCGAAGACGCGCGCTAG
- a CDS encoding DoxX family protein translates to MLGKLMNTGEGTAPLVLRVMLGLVFFPHGAQKVLGWFGGHGLSGTLDFFTQTMGVPLILALLVIAAEFLGALGLIVGLLTRVAAFGIGCVMLGAIALVHWQNGFFMNWGGKQGGEGFEYHLLALAISLALMITGGGRFSLDGLLKSRSGSQRS, encoded by the coding sequence ATGTTGGGCAAACTGATGAATACCGGAGAAGGGACGGCACCCCTGGTTTTGCGGGTAATGCTCGGGCTGGTCTTTTTCCCCCACGGCGCCCAAAAGGTTCTCGGGTGGTTCGGAGGGCACGGACTCTCCGGAACCCTCGACTTTTTCACCCAGACGATGGGCGTCCCGCTGATCCTGGCCCTGCTGGTCATCGCCGCCGAGTTTCTCGGGGCCCTGGGGCTGATCGTCGGTCTCCTCACGCGGGTCGCCGCCTTCGGGATCGGCTGCGTGATGCTCGGCGCCATCGCCCTGGTCCACTGGCAGAACGGATTTTTCATGAACTGGGGAGGAAAGCAGGGAGGTGAAGGGTTCGAGTATCACCTTTTGGCCCTCGCCATCTCCCTGGCACTGATGATCACCGGCGGCGGACGCTTCTCCCTGGATGGTCTCCTCAAGTCCAGGAGCGGGTCGCAGCGCTCATGA
- a CDS encoding complex I NDUFA9 subunit family protein, producing MRVFLTGATGFVGGEVLKQLRAAGHLARCLVRRGSEGKLPAEEGIEVRYGDATDPSSLDGTLEGCQAVIHLVGIIREVPLQGVTFDKLHPGATGNLVAAAEAQGVRRYLQMSANGARPDAETDYHRSKWRAEEKVRSSSLQWTIFRPSLIFGPDDQFVNKLADLIRTLPVVPVIGDGRYRMSPVAVQDVAAGFVGALERDETVGRTFHCCGPQSLSYDEILDLIGKALGRTTVPKLHHPLWMMRPLVSLLDSLPFFPITANQLTMLLEGNVCDPAPWAESLGINPQELATGIRSYLKK from the coding sequence ATGAGGGTATTTTTGACCGGTGCCACCGGATTTGTCGGAGGGGAGGTTCTCAAACAACTCCGGGCCGCAGGACACCTTGCCCGCTGCCTGGTGCGGCGGGGATCGGAGGGGAAGCTGCCGGCTGAAGAAGGGATCGAGGTCCGCTACGGCGACGCCACCGACCCCTCGTCCCTGGACGGCACCCTCGAGGGGTGCCAGGCGGTGATTCATCTGGTGGGGATCATCCGCGAGGTCCCCCTCCAGGGGGTGACCTTCGACAAACTCCACCCCGGGGCGACGGGAAACCTGGTTGCGGCGGCCGAGGCCCAGGGGGTGCGGCGCTATCTGCAGATGAGCGCCAACGGCGCCCGCCCCGACGCCGAAACCGACTATCACCGCAGCAAGTGGCGGGCCGAGGAGAAGGTTCGCTCCTCGTCGTTGCAGTGGACCATCTTCCGCCCCTCGCTGATCTTCGGACCCGACGACCAGTTCGTCAACAAGCTCGCCGATCTGATCCGCACCCTCCCGGTGGTGCCGGTCATCGGCGACGGGCGCTACCGCATGTCGCCGGTGGCGGTTCAGGACGTGGCGGCCGGCTTCGTCGGCGCCCTGGAGCGGGACGAAACCGTCGGCCGGACCTTCCACTGCTGCGGACCGCAGAGCCTCAGCTACGACGAGATTCTCGACCTCATCGGCAAGGCCCTCGGAAGGACGACGGTCCCCAAACTCCATCACCCCCTCTGGATGATGAGGCCCCTCGTTTCCCTCCTCGATTCTCTCCCCTTTTTCCCCATCACCGCCAATCAGCTCACCATGCTCCTCGAGGGGAACGTCTGCGACCCCGCCCCCTGGGCCGAATCCCTTGGCATCAACCCACAGGAGTTGGCCACCGGGATCAGAAGCTACCTGAAGAAATGA
- a CDS encoding RtcB family protein, protein MTLRIEQIDACRWRIPKEGAMRTEGLVFASRQMMAALQKEEALAQVRNVATLPGIVGPSIAMPDIHWGYGFPIGGVAAFDPEEGGIVSPGGVGYDINCGVRLLRSALVEDQVRPRLKALADTLFTNVPSGVGSQRRDLKLSIEEETRVLRQGARWAVEHGFGSAEDLLHIEEGGTIAGADPELVSERALERGRAQLGTLGSGNHFLEVQVVDEIVDLRVAEVLGLFPGQITVSIHTGSRGLGYQVCDDSLRTMLSASRKYGIELPDRQLCCAPLTSSEGRHYLAAMACAANFAFANRQLITAWVRESFAEVFALGEGDLRLSVIYDVCHNIAKMETHKIGGENRRLCVHRKGATRAFPPGHPQTPELYRSVGQPVLIPGDMGRYSYVLVGTAGAFSETFGSTCHGAGRVMSRHAAKKAAHGRNIVGELAARGILIRAAGQATVAEEISEAYKDVTEVVDVVQRAGIGKIVARLRPLAVIKG, encoded by the coding sequence ATGACGCTGCGCATTGAACAGATCGACGCCTGCCGCTGGCGCATCCCGAAAGAGGGCGCGATGCGCACCGAGGGGCTGGTCTTTGCCAGCCGGCAGATGATGGCCGCGCTGCAGAAGGAGGAGGCCCTGGCGCAGGTGCGCAACGTCGCCACCCTGCCGGGGATCGTCGGTCCGTCCATCGCCATGCCCGATATTCACTGGGGATACGGCTTCCCCATCGGCGGCGTCGCCGCCTTCGACCCGGAGGAGGGGGGAATCGTCTCCCCCGGCGGAGTCGGCTACGACATCAACTGCGGAGTGCGTCTGTTGCGCTCGGCCCTCGTGGAAGATCAGGTCCGGCCGCGCCTCAAGGCCCTCGCCGACACCCTCTTTACCAACGTCCCTTCGGGGGTCGGTTCGCAGCGCCGCGACTTAAAGCTCTCCATCGAAGAGGAGACCAGGGTTCTGCGCCAGGGGGCACGCTGGGCGGTGGAGCACGGCTTCGGCAGCGCCGAGGATTTGCTCCACATCGAGGAAGGAGGGACCATCGCCGGCGCCGATCCCGAGCTCGTTTCCGAGCGGGCCCTGGAGCGTGGGCGGGCCCAGCTCGGCACCCTCGGCAGCGGCAATCACTTCCTCGAAGTCCAGGTCGTTGACGAGATCGTCGATCTCCGGGTCGCCGAGGTGCTCGGCCTCTTCCCCGGCCAGATCACCGTCAGCATCCACACGGGAAGCCGCGGCCTCGGTTACCAGGTCTGCGATGACTCCCTGCGGACCATGCTCTCGGCCAGCCGCAAATACGGCATCGAACTCCCCGACCGGCAGCTCTGCTGCGCCCCCCTCACCAGTTCCGAGGGGCGCCACTACCTGGCGGCCATGGCCTGCGCCGCCAACTTCGCCTTCGCCAACCGTCAGCTGATCACCGCCTGGGTGCGCGAATCCTTCGCCGAGGTTTTCGCCCTCGGCGAAGGCGACCTGCGCCTCTCGGTGATCTACGACGTCTGCCACAACATCGCCAAGATGGAGACCCACAAGATCGGCGGAGAAAATCGGCGCCTCTGCGTGCATCGCAAGGGGGCGACCCGCGCCTTCCCTCCGGGACACCCCCAGACCCCCGAACTCTACCGCAGCGTCGGCCAGCCGGTCCTCATCCCCGGCGACATGGGGCGCTATTCCTACGTCCTCGTCGGCACCGCCGGGGCCTTTTCCGAAACCTTCGGCTCGACCTGCCACGGCGCCGGTCGGGTCATGTCCCGCCATGCCGCCAAGAAGGCCGCCCACGGCCGCAACATCGTGGGGGAACTCGCCGCCCGGGGGATTCTCATCCGCGCCGCCGGACAGGCCACGGTCGCCGAGGAGATTTCCGAGGCCTACAAGGACGTCACCGAGGTGGTCGACGTGGTGCAACGGGCGGGGATCGGCAAGATCGTCGCCCGGCTGCGGCCGCTGGCGGTGATCAAGGGATAG
- a CDS encoding archease, producing the protein MESYRLLEHTADMGIEVHADTLEELFAGAACALKEMIWGEAGGRAIEERTVSLRGGDYGELLVSWLSEILYRFEVEGLFPVDFELEEIKGTSLRGRIRGEPFDPLRHPVEREVKAVTYHRLRVEPSDGRWLARLYVDL; encoded by the coding sequence ATGGAGAGCTACCGCCTGCTGGAGCACACCGCCGACATGGGGATCGAGGTGCACGCCGACACCCTCGAGGAGCTCTTCGCCGGTGCGGCCTGCGCCCTCAAGGAGATGATCTGGGGAGAGGCCGGGGGTCGAGCCATCGAAGAGCGGACGGTCTCCCTGCGCGGCGGAGATTACGGAGAGCTTCTGGTTTCCTGGCTCAGCGAAATCCTCTACCGCTTCGAAGTCGAAGGTCTCTTCCCCGTCGATTTCGAGCTCGAGGAAATCAAAGGCACGTCCCTCAGGGGACGGATCCGCGGCGAACCCTTCGACCCGCTGCGCCATCCCGTGGAGCGGGAAGTCAAGGCGGTGACCTATCACCGGCTTCGGGTTGAACCCAGCGATGGCCGGTGGCTGGCCCGTCTCTACGTCGATTTGTAG
- a CDS encoding BCAM0308 family protein → MQRDVSKFGISDKRGRVKTSADPYLPAGGMKEVALCQGCHALYRNKRWYLDPEAFAAESAAGDPHWVTCPACQKIAERYPEGIVTLKGEYFWEHEEEIRNILKNEEDKAMAKNPLQRIMRIDREGDDLVIETTEQKLAEHLGRALHKAHQGDLKVTWSQEHAVCRVDWERAE, encoded by the coding sequence ATGCAACGGGATGTGAGCAAATTCGGAATCAGCGACAAGCGCGGCCGGGTGAAAACCAGCGCCGATCCCTATCTCCCCGCAGGCGGAATGAAGGAGGTCGCCCTCTGCCAGGGGTGCCACGCCCTGTACCGCAACAAGCGCTGGTATCTCGACCCCGAAGCCTTCGCCGCCGAAAGTGCCGCAGGTGATCCCCACTGGGTCACCTGCCCGGCCTGCCAGAAAATCGCCGAGCGCTATCCGGAAGGGATCGTCACCCTCAAGGGGGAATACTTCTGGGAGCACGAGGAGGAGATCCGCAACATCCTCAAAAACGAGGAAGACAAGGCCATGGCCAAGAACCCCCTGCAGCGGATCATGCGCATCGACCGCGAGGGGGACGACCTGGTCATCGAGACGACCGAGCAGAAACTGGCCGAGCATCTCGGACGGGCCCTGCACAAGGCCCATCAGGGAGACCTGAAGGTCACCTGGTCGCAGGAGCACGCCGTCTGCCGGGTCGACTGGGAGCGGGCGGAATGA
- a CDS encoding hydrogenase small subunit codes for MKVDETSPDGTLPEAILQAWEARGVGRRDFIKYCTALAATLALPPALIPRLAAAMEADNRPPVIWLEFQGCTGDTEALLRANQPTVAELILDRLSVEYHETIMAAAGAQAEEAKWAAVEKYKGQYIAVVEGSIPAGDGGVYCCVGGDSALNIVRKVCGNAAATIAVGNCASFGGIPAAAPNPTGAISVQQAVPGATVINLPGCPLNADNLTATIVHYLTFGRLPAVDGLNRPFFAYGKRIHDNCERRSHFDAGQYAEAFGDDGHRRGHCLYKLGCKGPETFHNCPTVRYNEGQSWPVMAGHGCIGCAEPHFWDTMTPFYRRLPAVPGFGVEATADKIGLGLAAATALAFGAHGVASAFRKGDAMESDKVKKEE; via the coding sequence ATGAAAGTGGACGAGACCTCTCCCGACGGTACCCTGCCGGAAGCGATTCTGCAGGCCTGGGAGGCGCGCGGCGTCGGCCGCCGCGACTTTATCAAGTACTGTACCGCCCTGGCCGCCACCCTGGCCCTCCCTCCCGCCCTGATCCCGCGCCTTGCCGCGGCCATGGAGGCCGATAACCGGCCGCCGGTGATCTGGCTGGAATTTCAGGGGTGTACCGGCGATACGGAGGCGCTGCTGCGGGCCAACCAGCCGACGGTGGCCGAACTGATTCTCGACCGCCTCTCCGTCGAATACCACGAGACGATCATGGCCGCCGCCGGCGCCCAGGCTGAAGAGGCCAAATGGGCGGCCGTGGAGAAGTACAAGGGGCAATACATCGCCGTGGTCGAAGGGTCGATTCCTGCCGGCGACGGCGGCGTCTACTGCTGCGTCGGCGGAGACAGCGCCCTGAACATCGTCCGGAAGGTCTGCGGGAATGCCGCTGCGACCATCGCCGTCGGCAACTGCGCCTCCTTCGGCGGCATCCCCGCCGCCGCTCCCAATCCGACGGGAGCCATCTCCGTGCAGCAGGCGGTCCCCGGGGCGACGGTGATCAATCTTCCGGGATGCCCCCTCAACGCCGACAACCTCACCGCCACCATCGTCCATTACCTGACCTTCGGCAGGCTTCCGGCCGTCGACGGTCTGAACCGCCCCTTTTTCGCCTACGGCAAGCGGATCCACGACAACTGCGAGCGCCGCTCCCACTTCGACGCCGGCCAGTACGCCGAGGCCTTCGGGGATGACGGCCACCGCCGGGGGCACTGCCTGTACAAGCTGGGGTGCAAGGGGCCGGAAACCTTTCACAACTGCCCGACGGTGCGCTACAACGAGGGACAGAGCTGGCCGGTCATGGCCGGCCACGGCTGCATCGGCTGCGCCGAGCCGCACTTCTGGGACACGATGACCCCCTTTTACCGGCGCCTCCCGGCCGTCCCCGGATTCGGCGTCGAGGCGACGGCCGACAAGATCGGTCTCGGCCTGGCCGCCGCCACCGCTCTGGCCTTCGGTGCCCACGGAGTGGCGAGCGCCTTCCGCAAGGGGGATGCCATGGAATCGGATAAAGTGAAGAAGGAGGAGTAA
- a CDS encoding nickel-dependent hydrogenase large subunit, giving the protein MSKKIVVDPVTRIEGHLRIEAQVEGGKIVNAWSSSTAFRGIETILKGRDPRDAHHFTQRFCGVCTTVHSIASIRCVEDALKIQIPDNARLIRNLIMAIQSVQDHVIHFYHLHALDWVDITSALKADPAATARLAQSISEWPQASATYFKTNQERIAAFVGTGRLGPFANGYWGHSAYRLPAEANLMAVAHYLEALEWQKDIIRIHAILGSKNPHPQTFLVGGMAIPVDPDSQNAINADKLALIGKLLKKARVFVEQVYIPDLLAVASFYKEWAGIGGGVGNFLTYGDFPMDNSGSLESNYFPRGVILGRDLANVMPMDEEKITEYVTHSWYSYSGGDGKGLHPYDGETSHNYTGPRPPYDFLDTDDKYSWVKAPRYMDQPMEVGPLARMVVAYARGHKEVQETVNFVLGKLGVGPEALFSTLGRTAARGIETLLLAQKSELWLQQLTDNMGRGILAVHNGERWDPATWPKESRGFGYHEAPRGALGHWIRIENGAIANFQAVVPSTWNAGPRDPMGQMGPYEAALIGTPVADPGKPLEILRTIHSFDPCLACAVHVLDGRGTEMVQVKVL; this is encoded by the coding sequence ATGTCGAAAAAAATTGTTGTCGACCCGGTGACCCGCATCGAAGGACACCTGCGCATCGAGGCCCAGGTCGAAGGGGGAAAGATCGTCAACGCCTGGAGCTCCTCCACCGCCTTTCGCGGCATCGAAACGATCCTTAAAGGGCGCGACCCGAGGGACGCCCATCACTTCACCCAGCGCTTCTGCGGGGTCTGCACCACGGTCCATTCCATCGCCAGCATCCGCTGCGTCGAGGACGCGCTCAAGATCCAGATCCCCGACAACGCCCGCCTGATCCGCAACCTGATCATGGCCATCCAGAGCGTGCAGGATCACGTCATCCACTTCTATCATCTGCATGCCCTCGACTGGGTCGACATCACCTCGGCCCTGAAGGCCGATCCGGCGGCGACGGCCCGTCTGGCCCAGTCCATCTCCGAATGGCCGCAGGCGAGTGCCACCTACTTCAAGACGAACCAGGAGCGCATCGCCGCCTTTGTCGGCACCGGACGGCTCGGCCCCTTCGCCAACGGCTACTGGGGGCACAGCGCCTATCGCCTGCCGGCGGAAGCCAACCTGATGGCGGTCGCCCACTATCTCGAGGCGCTCGAGTGGCAGAAGGACATCATCCGCATCCATGCCATTCTCGGCTCGAAGAATCCCCATCCCCAGACCTTTCTCGTCGGCGGCATGGCGATCCCCGTCGATCCGGACAGCCAGAACGCCATCAATGCCGACAAGCTGGCGCTGATCGGCAAGCTCCTCAAAAAGGCGCGGGTCTTCGTCGAACAGGTCTACATCCCCGATCTTCTGGCGGTGGCTTCCTTCTACAAGGAGTGGGCGGGGATCGGCGGCGGGGTCGGCAACTTCCTGACCTACGGCGACTTCCCCATGGACAACAGCGGCAGCCTGGAGAGCAATTACTTTCCGCGGGGGGTGATCCTCGGCAGGGACCTGGCCAACGTGATGCCGATGGACGAGGAAAAGATCACCGAATACGTCACCCATTCCTGGTACAGCTATTCCGGCGGCGACGGCAAGGGGCTGCATCCCTACGACGGCGAAACCAGCCACAACTACACCGGTCCCAGGCCCCCCTACGACTTTCTCGACACCGACGACAAGTATTCCTGGGTCAAGGCCCCGCGCTACATGGATCAGCCGATGGAGGTCGGTCCCCTGGCCCGCATGGTCGTGGCCTACGCCCGGGGTCACAAGGAGGTGCAGGAGACGGTCAACTTCGTTCTCGGCAAGCTCGGCGTCGGCCCGGAAGCCCTCTTCTCAACCCTGGGACGCACCGCCGCCCGGGGGATCGAAACCCTGCTTCTGGCGCAGAAGAGCGAGTTGTGGCTGCAGCAGCTCACGGACAACATGGGGCGGGGGATTCTGGCGGTGCACAACGGCGAGCGCTGGGATCCGGCGACCTGGCCGAAGGAGTCCCGCGGTTTCGGCTACCACGAGGCGCCCCGCGGCGCCCTCGGCCACTGGATCCGCATCGAAAACGGCGCCATCGCCAATTTCCAGGCCGTCGTCCCCTCGACCTGGAACGCCGGCCCCCGCGACCCCATGGGGCAGATGGGTCCCTACGAGGCGGCGCTGATCGGCACGCCCGTCGCCGACCCGGGAAAACCCCTGGAAATTCTCCGCACCATTCACTCCTTCGACCCCTGTCTGGCCTGCGCCGTTCACGTCCTCGACGGCCGCGGGACGGAGATGGTGCAGGTCAAGGTTCTGTAG
- the cybH gene encoding Ni/Fe-hydrogenase, b-type cytochrome subunit — MLEIRYVWEWPVRITHWVNVLCVVILSLTGYYIGSPFIAGSDGAFVMGWVRFIHFVAAYALTVSLLARVYWMFAGNHHASWRAFIPWTTAQGRRNFVKMLRYYTFTGKKISYEVGHNPVAALAYAGIFFLFFLQIVSGFALYSQYNPGGTAAALFSPVFGLLGNQWLRLGHHGVMWLLIGFIINHIYSAWLMDIKERNGTISGIFSGYRYIEPRDL; from the coding sequence ATGCTTGAAATCCGCTATGTCTGGGAATGGCCGGTGCGCATCACCCACTGGGTCAACGTCCTCTGTGTGGTCATCCTCTCCCTCACCGGTTATTACATCGGCTCCCCCTTTATCGCCGGGAGCGACGGCGCCTTTGTCATGGGCTGGGTGCGCTTCATCCACTTCGTGGCCGCCTATGCCCTGACCGTTTCCCTGCTGGCGCGCGTTTACTGGATGTTCGCCGGCAACCATCACGCCTCCTGGCGGGCCTTCATCCCTTGGACGACGGCTCAGGGGCGGCGCAACTTCGTCAAGATGCTGCGCTACTACACCTTTACCGGCAAAAAGATCTCCTACGAGGTCGGCCACAATCCGGTCGCCGCCCTCGCCTATGCCGGAATCTTCTTTCTCTTTTTCCTCCAGATCGTTTCGGGTTTCGCTCTTTACAGCCAGTACAATCCCGGGGGGACCGCCGCGGCTCTCTTCTCCCCCGTTTTCGGTCTCCTGGGGAATCAGTGGCTGCGGCTCGGGCATCACGGGGTGATGTGGCTCCTCATCGGCTTCATCATCAACCACATCTACAGCGCCTGGCTGATGGACATCAAGGAAAGAAACGGCACCATCAGCGGGATTTTCAGCGGTTACCGCTACATCGAACCCCGGGATCTCTGA
- a CDS encoding HyaD/HybD family hydrogenase maturation endopeptidase: MAILVLGLGNSLMNDDAFGGEVVALLRQRFSFPEGVSVVDGGTLGLDLLPFLEGVERLLIVDAVAMGAPPGTVFRLEGDEVPRAFAGKLSVHQMGLQDLLAVAELQGNLPPTLVFRGVQPGSIEMGMRMSPPVVAALDRVVSEVASDLAAWGAPPRPRITVNGG; the protein is encoded by the coding sequence ATGGCGATTCTCGTCCTGGGTCTGGGCAACAGCCTGATGAACGACGACGCCTTCGGCGGGGAGGTGGTGGCCCTTCTGCGGCAGCGCTTCTCTTTTCCCGAGGGGGTGAGCGTCGTCGATGGCGGCACCCTCGGCCTCGACCTCCTGCCGTTTCTCGAGGGGGTGGAGCGATTGCTCATCGTCGATGCCGTCGCCATGGGGGCCCCGCCGGGGACGGTCTTTCGTCTCGAGGGGGACGAGGTGCCGCGGGCCTTTGCCGGCAAGCTCTCGGTTCATCAGATGGGGCTGCAGGACCTTCTGGCGGTGGCCGAGCTGCAGGGAAACCTCCCGCCGACCCTGGTTTTCCGGGGGGTGCAGCCGGGGTCCATCGAAATGGGGATGCGGATGTCGCCGCCGGTCGTCGCGGCCCTCGACCGGGTGGTCTCGGAGGTCGCATCGGACCTTGCGGCCTGGGGGGCACCCCCCCGGCCGCGGATTACCGTGAACGGAGGATAG
- a CDS encoding c-type cytochrome — MSLSSTALGLLLLITFVAGCSDLVPDYPRREPPAGLLGDAARQEAGAALFSLHCAVCHGTPEEGRTPRADFFVPPAPDFTSATYRSADPAYLFWRIQKGKAVEPYLSGGSVMPAWGPHLSDEELWSLVAYILRRSGS, encoded by the coding sequence ATGTCTCTTTCCTCGACCGCCCTGGGGCTCCTTCTTCTGATCACCTTCGTCGCCGGCTGCAGCGACTTGGTCCCCGATTACCCCCGCCGGGAGCCCCCGGCCGGCCTTCTCGGCGACGCCGCCCGGCAGGAGGCCGGTGCCGCCCTCTTTTCCCTCCACTGTGCGGTCTGCCACGGTACCCCCGAAGAGGGGCGCACGCCGCGGGCCGACTTTTTCGTCCCCCCCGCCCCCGATTTCACCTCTGCCACCTACCGCAGCGCCGATCCCGCCTACCTCTTCTGGCGCATCCAGAAGGGTAAAGCCGTCGAACCCTACCTCTCGGGCGGCTCGGTGATGCCGGCCTGGGGGCCCCACCTCTCCGACGAGGAGCTCTGGTCGCTGGTCGCCTACATTCTCCGGCGCTCCGGTTCCTAG
- a CDS encoding V-type ATP synthase subunit D, with protein sequence MIHQTRTNLLLLREKAKSVVGSVGILKGRRQALIRELLETSRPLLRSREEIRRAYGRGIEELQLTLGHEGETFVASLAAAERRDLGVEILSRHALGLFYREVQVAQRPVRTPDKRGYDYRSTTPHLEEAFSRFETIVEQMLEMAAFEGKLKRLGEELLKTTRRIRVLEERILPRLRGEIRAIAQHLGEREREAFYRLKRFKGKRN encoded by the coding sequence ATGATCCACCAGACCCGCACCAATCTCCTCCTCCTCAGGGAAAAGGCCAAATCGGTGGTCGGCAGCGTCGGCATCCTCAAGGGGCGCCGCCAGGCTTTGATCCGCGAACTCCTCGAAACGAGCCGCCCCCTGCTGCGCTCCCGGGAGGAAATCCGCCGCGCTTACGGCCGGGGGATCGAGGAGCTGCAGCTGACCCTGGGGCACGAGGGGGAAACCTTCGTCGCCTCCCTGGCCGCGGCGGAGCGCCGCGATCTGGGGGTGGAGATCCTGTCCCGCCACGCTCTCGGACTCTTCTACCGCGAGGTGCAGGTCGCTCAAAGACCGGTGCGCACCCCCGATAAACGCGGCTACGACTACCGGTCCACCACCCCCCATCTCGAGGAAGCGTTCAGCCGCTTCGAAACGATCGTCGAACAGATGCTGGAGATGGCGGCCTTCGAAGGGAAACTGAAACGACTGGGGGAGGAACTGCTGAAGACGACCCGCCGCATCCGGGTTCTCGAGGAACGGATCCTTCCGCGGTTGCGGGGGGAGATCCGCGCCATCGCCCAGCACCTCGGCGAGCGTGAGCGGGAGGCCTTCTACCGCCTGAAACGCTTCAAGGGGAAGAGGAACTAG